In Phaseolus vulgaris cultivar G19833 chromosome 10, P. vulgaris v2.0, whole genome shotgun sequence, a single genomic region encodes these proteins:
- the LOC137818694 gene encoding disease resistance protein RUN1-like, with amino-acid sequence MTSSISSMELESSSSKLPQMYDVLINFNGEDIQKKFVSHLDSALSAVGFTTFLHHPNAHNPLHIQQPVLNLSRIAIVVFTKTYSQSAWCLHQLQQIIKWHQTYCRHLLPVYYEIQPSDVRLQMGDFGKAFKATAEQAFSGQQLENGMSRWSHALTKAANLFGWDESNRRSDAELVDKIVKTVLHLPVLSATKFPVGLHSHMEDLIRTIKYKSTEVCSIAIYGQEGSGKTTLAKAIYHQIHDPFTEKSFIEDIGQVSERRGNLRLLEQLLSDVLKSKVEIDSFEMGRSMIREKLSGKRVLIVLDDAPEFNRELLWEWRHWFGGGSVIIITTIPENLPRIQQADFVFQVKLMNANESLELLSWHAFREPKPKQKYHFLAEKVVSYCGGLPLTLEVIGSYLYERTKEEWNSVLLLLANIPHHDVQGKLKISFDGLRNQMERDLFLDVCCSFVGKSRTYVTKILNGCGIDADSGIRVLIKHSLIQINKNNKLIMHSLLRQMGRKIIREISGKEPENSKLWFDKDARYSLSENTLFSFKCTKVIQTLPTRRDFFGRYPLQVRDRSRLLKFAGDSEYLFRNLRWISLRGFSSEYLPNHFYQHYPIAIEIKHSLLRFVWKEPQVLKWLKVLNLSHSKYLIETPDFSGLPSLAQLILKDCPRLCKVHQSIGCLCYLTLLNLQDCTNLSNLPRKIYKLKSLKTLILSGCSKIDLMERDIVGLKSLITIMAENTVTKQLPFTIVSPKSIGYIFLRGCEELSHNLFPSIIRSRMWPTMNPLSYTHPFMDMEDNSWDEIAAFLRSLAKIRSVLVECDAEFHLSEQVKTIVVEYGGNITESAISKNHLKSFLTGIGRYKEFFNTLSDSIPKVFASSESCDVSLPGDNDPYWLAHMGDGPSVSFTVPQDRVVKGMALCVVYLSTFEIIEPELTTVLIVNYTKCTCQIHNHGTVISFNNEDWPDMMSNLGSGDKVEIFVSLGHDLVVKNTTVYLINDLEKEPVPKNKSLLKFIKKTLM; translated from the exons ATGACGTCATCAATTTCTTCCATGGAATTGGAGTCTTCATCGTCCAAACTCCCGCAGATGTACGATGTGCTTATCAACTTTAATGGCGAAGACATCCAAAAGAAATTTGTTTCTCATCTCGATTCTGCCCTCTCTGCTGTTGGCTTCACCACTTTCCTTCACCACCCCAATGCACACAACCCACTTCACATCCAACAACCTGTTCTCAATCTCTCTCGTATAGCAATTGTTGTTTTCACCAAAACCTATTCTCAATCTGCTTGGTGTCTTCATCAGCTTCAACAAATCATCAAATGGCACCAAACTTATTGCCGGCATCTTCTGCCTGTTTATTACGAAATTCAGCCATCTGATGTACGTCTTCAGATGGGTGATTTTGGAAAAGCCTTCAAAGCAACTGCAGAGCAAGCATTCTCAGGACAACAACTGGAGAATGGCATGTCCAGGTGGAGCCACGCACTCACCAAAGCTGCAAATTTATTTGGATGGGATGAGAGCAATCGCAG GAGTGATGCTGAACTAGTGGACAAAATTGTTAAGACCGTTCTTCATCTACCAGTATTGTCTGCTACTAAATTTCCAGTTGGATTACACTCGCACATGGAGGATCTAATTCGAACTATCAAATATAAATCCACGGAAGTTTGTAGCATAGCCATATATGGACAAGAAGGATCTGGTAAAACCACCCTTGCGAAAGCCATCTACCATCAAATTCACGATCCATTCACGGAGAAAAGTTTCATTGAAGATATTGGACAAGTTAGCGAAAGAAGAGGGAATCTTCGTTTACTGGAACAACTCCTTTCAGATGTCCTAAAATCAAAGGTAGAGATAGATAGCTTTGAGATGGGAAGAAGTATGATTCGGGAAAAACTTTCTGGGAAAAGGGTACTCATTGTACTTGACGATGCGCCTGAGTTTAATAGAGAATTACTATGGGAATGGCGTCATTGGTTCGGAGGAGGAAGTGTAATAATCATTACAACAATACCTGAAAACCTACCGAGGATACAGCAAGctgattttgtttttcaggtAAAGTTAATGAACGCAAACGAGTCCCTTGAGCTTCTTAGTTGGCACGCATTTAGAgaaccaaaaccaaaacaaaaatacCATTTCCTTGCAGAAAAAGTAGTTTCGTATTGTGGAGGACTACCCCTAACTCTTGAAGTCATTGGAAGTTATTTATATGAAAGGACCAAAGAAGAATGGAATTCAGTATTGTTACTATTAGCCAATATTCCCCACCACGATGTTCAAGGgaaattgaaaataagtttCGACGGTTTACGCAATCAAATGGAAAGAGATTTATTTCTTGATGTATGTTGTTCCTTTGTTGGTAAGAGCAGAACCTATGTTACGAAGATCCTAAATGGCTGTGGAATAGACGCAGATAGTGGAATAAGAGTTCTCATAAAGCATAGTCTCATACAAATTAataagaacaacaaattaataatGCATTCATTGCTACGACAAATGGGAAGAAAAATTATTCGTGAAATTTCAGGAAAGGAGCCTGAGAACAGTAAATTGTGGTTTGATAAGGATGCAAGATATTCACTGTCTGAGAATACG cTCTTTTCATTTAAGTGCACAAAAGTCATTCAGACATTGCCTACCAGAAGAGATTTCTTCGGACGCTATCCTTTACAGGTAAGAGACCGATCAAGACTGCTGAAATTCGCTGGAGATTCTGAGTACCTTTTTAGGAATCTGAGATGGATCAGTTTGCGAGGGTTTTCTTCAGAATACCTACCTAACCACTTTTATCAGCATTATCCAATAGCCATTGAAATAAAACACAGTCTTCTTCGTTTCGTTTGGAAAGAACCACAG GTTTTGAAGTGGCTAAAAGTCCTTAATCTTAGTCACTCCAAGTACTTGATAGAAACCCCTGACTTTTCCGGACTACCAAGTCTTGCACAGCTCATTCTCAAAGATTGTCCAAGATTATGCAAAGTACACCAATCTATTGGATGTCTCTGCTATCTTACATTGCTAAATTTGCAGGACTGTACAAATCTAAGCAATCTCCCCAGAAAGATATATAAGTTGAAATCCTTAAAAACTTTGATTTTATCTGGTTGTTCGAAGATTGACTTAATGGAAAGAGATATAGTGGGATTGAAATCCTTGATAACTATAATGGCTGAAAATACAGTTACTAAACAATTGCCTTTTACAATTGTAAGCCCAAAAAGCATTGGATATATATTCCTACGTGGATGTGAGGAATTGTCACATAATCTTTTTCCTTCTATCATTCGGTCTCGGATGTGGCCAACAATGAATCCCCTATCTTATACTCATCCCTTCATGGATATGGAGGATAATAGTTGGGATGAAATTGCAGCATTTCTTAGAAGCCTTGCCAAAATCCGAAGTGTTCTGGTGGAATGTGACGCCGAGTTTCATCTATCTGAACAAGTAAAAACTATAGTGGTCGAATATGGTGGAAATATTACAGAATCAGCAATTTCAAAGAATCACCTCAAGTCTTTTCTGACTGGTATTGGAAGATACAAAGAATTCTTCAATACTCTAAGCGATAGCATACCTAAG GTATTTGCAAGCAGTGAGTCATGTGATGTTTCTCTCCCAGGTGACAATGATCCTTATTGGTTGGCCCATATGGGTGATGGACCTTCTGTTTCCTTCACTGTGCCTCAAGATCGTGTCGTGAAGGGAATGGCTTTGTGTGTAGTTTATTTATCAACCTTCGAAATCATTGAACCTGAACTTACTACTGTCTTAATTGTTAATTACACGAAGTGCACATGTCAGATACACAACCATGGCACAGTAATTTCCTTCAATAATGAAGATTGGCCTGACATGATGTCAAATTTAGGATCAGGAGACAAGGTGGAGATTTTTGTGAGTTTGGGTCACGATTTGGTGGTTAAGAACACAACTGTCTATCTTATAAATGACTTAGAAAAGGAGCCTGTGCCAAAGAACAAATCTCTCCTTAAATTCATAAAGAAAACTCTAATGTGA